In Rhizobium sp. N324, a single genomic region encodes these proteins:
- a CDS encoding rhodanese-like domain-containing protein — MPSPVTEIPAAAPDIAAAHYAAKLAFETDCSDVHAAFAGAKVDFVLLDVRSPALFAQSHLPGAINLPHGKMTAHRMSEWAKDTLFVVYCAGPHCNGADKAAFRLAKLGLKAKLMIGGMTGWADEGFAFESEAIAAE, encoded by the coding sequence ATGCCAAGCCCCGTCACCGAAATCCCGGCCGCCGCGCCCGATATCGCCGCCGCCCATTATGCCGCCAAGCTCGCCTTCGAAACCGATTGCTCCGATGTCCACGCTGCCTTTGCCGGCGCCAAGGTCGATTTCGTCCTCCTCGACGTGCGCTCGCCGGCGCTGTTTGCCCAGTCCCACTTGCCGGGTGCGATCAACCTTCCACACGGCAAGATGACCGCGCACCGCATGTCGGAATGGGCGAAGGACACCCTCTTCGTCGTATATTGCGCCGGTCCCCACTGCAACGGCGCCGACAAGGCCGCTTTCCGCCTGGCCAAGCTCGGCCTCAAGGCCAAGCTGATGATCGGCGGCATGACCGGCTGGGCCGACGAGGGATTCGCCTTCGAAAGCGAAGCCATTGCCGCCGAATAG
- a CDS encoding zinc-dependent alcohol dehydrogenase family protein, whose protein sequence is MQTTRQWQTDAIGPEANLTIGEGRIPDVSGTMIRVRTQAVSLNFRDRLVLDSGMGLPLQFPFVPASDMAGVVDAVGPDVTRFKPGDRVISTFSPDWIDGRGPGTARNPHYQTRGGFYSGVLSEHTVLSEEWFALAPDTLDAAEASTLPCAGLTAWFALIECGKLKAGDKVLVQGTGGVALFGLQIAKAHGAEVFITSGSSEKLERASALGADHLINRKERDWVEQLHQLTGDYGADHVLEIVGGPHLGRALEAVAVNGRISVIGVFEGFEVSAPVAPLLLKAPVVQGITVGHRRALEDLVRAVDQTELKPVIDRRYSFEELPQALDHLYRGPFGKVVIEF, encoded by the coding sequence ATGCAGACGACAAGACAATGGCAGACCGATGCCATCGGCCCGGAGGCCAATCTGACGATCGGCGAAGGCAGAATTCCTGATGTGTCAGGCACGATGATCCGGGTGCGGACGCAGGCCGTCTCCCTCAATTTCCGCGACAGGCTGGTGCTTGATAGCGGCATGGGCCTGCCATTGCAGTTCCCCTTCGTCCCGGCCTCGGACATGGCAGGTGTGGTCGATGCCGTCGGGCCTGATGTCACGCGCTTCAAACCCGGCGATCGGGTGATCTCCACCTTTTCCCCGGACTGGATCGACGGACGCGGGCCTGGAACTGCCCGCAATCCACATTATCAGACGCGCGGTGGCTTCTATTCAGGTGTACTTTCCGAGCACACGGTGCTTTCCGAGGAATGGTTCGCGCTTGCGCCTGATACGCTCGATGCGGCTGAAGCCAGCACGCTGCCCTGCGCCGGGTTAACGGCGTGGTTTGCGCTCATCGAATGCGGGAAGCTCAAGGCCGGCGACAAGGTGCTGGTGCAGGGAACCGGCGGGGTTGCGCTTTTCGGCCTGCAGATTGCCAAGGCGCATGGCGCCGAAGTCTTCATCACATCAGGCAGCAGCGAGAAGCTCGAACGTGCATCGGCGCTCGGGGCCGATCATCTGATCAACCGCAAGGAGCGCGACTGGGTCGAGCAGCTCCATCAACTGACTGGCGATTATGGCGCCGACCACGTGCTGGAAATCGTCGGCGGGCCGCATCTCGGCCGGGCGCTGGAGGCTGTGGCGGTCAACGGCCGGATTTCGGTGATCGGCGTGTTTGAGGGCTTTGAAGTCTCGGCGCCCGTGGCGCCGTTGCTTCTGAAAGCGCCTGTCGTGCAGGGAATTACCGTCGGTCATCGCCGGGCGCTGGAGGATTTGGTGCGCGCCGTCGACCAGACGGAGCTGAAGCCAGTGATCGACAGACGTTATTCTTTCGAGGAACTGCCGCAGGCGCTCGATCATCTCTATCGCGGCCCGTTCGGCAAGGTCGTCATCGAGTTCTGA
- a CDS encoding LysR family transcriptional regulator, whose amino-acid sequence MEQLKGISIFVETVEAGGFSAAAERLHLTRSAVSKTIARLEERLGVRLFNRTTRAQSLTDEGRFFYERCLRAVEEIRIGEAQLESGKREVRGRLRVSMPALFGRHCAAPILTRLLDDHPDLELDLSFNDRVVDLLEDGFDLAVRNGPLKDNSDLMTRAIARQPMTVCASPAYLEKYGVPQTLDDIAHHQGIVYRRGDNDKAWTFPATAGPAREVLPKSRLRLDDLASIADAAVKGRGLAWLTCWLVRDRVLSGELVRVLTDRPPSVFEAYAVWPRSPVMLPKVRLAIDMLATDLPRLMG is encoded by the coding sequence ATGGAGCAGTTGAAGGGAATTTCGATCTTTGTCGAGACGGTCGAGGCCGGTGGTTTCTCGGCCGCGGCCGAGCGGCTCCATCTCACTCGCTCGGCGGTCAGCAAGACGATTGCAAGGCTCGAAGAGCGGCTCGGCGTCCGGCTCTTCAACCGCACGACCCGTGCCCAAAGCCTGACCGACGAAGGCCGGTTCTTCTACGAGCGTTGCCTGAGAGCCGTCGAGGAAATCCGCATCGGCGAGGCCCAGCTTGAATCGGGCAAGCGCGAAGTCCGTGGCAGGCTGCGTGTATCAATGCCAGCGCTTTTCGGGCGCCATTGTGCCGCTCCGATCCTGACCCGGCTGCTCGACGACCATCCGGATCTCGAACTCGACCTCTCCTTCAACGATCGCGTCGTCGATCTTCTGGAGGACGGCTTTGACCTTGCCGTGCGCAACGGTCCGCTGAAGGACAATTCCGACCTGATGACGCGGGCAATCGCTCGACAGCCTATGACCGTCTGCGCTTCGCCCGCCTATCTGGAAAAATACGGGGTGCCACAAACGCTGGACGATATCGCCCATCATCAGGGCATCGTCTATCGCCGCGGCGACAACGACAAAGCCTGGACTTTTCCGGCAACGGCAGGTCCCGCACGCGAAGTTCTGCCGAAATCGCGGCTGCGGCTTGACGATCTCGCCTCGATAGCCGACGCGGCAGTAAAGGGCCGCGGGCTCGCCTGGCTCACCTGCTGGCTGGTGCGCGACAGGGTCCTGTCGGGCGAACTCGTGCGGGTTCTGACCGATAGACCGCCAAGCGTCTTCGAAGCCTACGCCGTCTGGCCGAGATCGCCCGTGATGTTGCCAAAGGTGCGCCTTGCCATCGATATGTTGGCAACAGATCTGCCGCGCCTGATGGGTTGA
- a CDS encoding biliverdin-producing heme oxygenase, whose amino-acid sequence MSLRSVLRAQTADCHGEVDELFSTFDLSNRQQYRTFLRAHARVVPAAEDALEDAGIAHLLPDWPERRRTQLLLADIGELGDPLPQPLPPPALRNDAALWGALYVLEGSKLGGALLAKSVPDHLPGSYLRPQGPKGAIRIFMERLDASGIDDPAAAVSAARDVFGLFLKAGQLELEAVP is encoded by the coding sequence ATGTCACTTCGCAGCGTGCTCCGCGCACAAACAGCAGATTGCCACGGCGAGGTCGACGAGCTTTTCAGCACCTTCGATCTCTCCAATAGACAGCAGTATAGAACCTTCCTGCGCGCCCATGCCCGGGTCGTGCCGGCGGCCGAAGACGCCCTCGAGGATGCGGGAATTGCCCACCTGCTGCCCGACTGGCCGGAACGGCGGCGCACGCAGCTGCTGTTGGCCGATATCGGGGAACTCGGCGATCCATTGCCCCAGCCCCTTCCGCCACCGGCATTGCGGAACGACGCAGCGCTCTGGGGCGCGCTCTACGTGCTCGAAGGCTCCAAGCTCGGCGGCGCCCTGCTTGCCAAATCCGTGCCCGATCACCTACCCGGCAGCTATCTCAGGCCACAGGGTCCAAAGGGCGCCATCAGGATCTTCATGGAGCGTCTCGATGCCAGCGGCATAGACGATCCCGCGGCCGCCGTTTCCGCAGCCCGCGATGTTTTCGGCCTCTTCCTCAAAGCCGGGCAACTCGAACTGGAAGCCGTCCCATGA